In Prunus dulcis chromosome 1, ALMONDv2, whole genome shotgun sequence, the following are encoded in one genomic region:
- the LOC117633585 gene encoding F-box/kelch-repeat protein At1g67480, producing MPGFVSENKRFREPNMCLSNLVMQDTPIRSKSYRSLTPLAVDDFDSPILPGLPDDIAKHCLALVPRSNFPVMSGVCKKWRHFIQSKELITVRQLAGVLEEWLYVLTTDSQGNPSHWEVLDCLGRKHHILPSMPGPMRSGFGVVVLSGKLLVIGGYSVTSGTSVASEDVYQYDSCLNRWGKLASLNVARHDFACAEVGGMIYAVGGFGIDGSSLSSAEVYNPDTDTWTLIESLRRPRYGCFACGFEGKLYVMGGRSSFTIGNSKFVDIYDPEKHTWCEMKNGCVMVTAHAVLEKKLFCLEWKNQRKLSIYNPEDNSWEMVQIPLTGSTSIKFRFGILGEKLLLFSLEEEPGYRTLLYDPTATPGSEWQTSEVKPSGPCFCCVTIKV from the exons ATGCCGGGTTTTGTGAGTGAAAATAAGAGATTCAGAGAACCAAACATGTGTTTATCCAATTTGGTCATGCAAGATACACCAATTCGTTCAAAAAGCTATCGTAGTTTGACTCCTCTAGCCGTAGATGATTTTGACAGCCCCATTCTACCGGGACTGCCAGATGACATAGCAAAACATTGCCTTGCTCTTGTTCCTCGTTCCAACTTCCCTGTTATGAGTGGTGTGTGTAAGAAATGGAGGCATTTTATTCAAAGCAAAGAACTTATCACTGTGCGACAACTAGCTGGGGTTCTTGAGGAGTGGCTCTATGTGTTAACAACAGATTCTCAAGGAAATCCAAGCCACTGGGAGGTTTTAGATTGCCTCGGACGCAAGCACCATATTCTTCCTTCAATGCCTGGTCCAATGAGATCTGGGTTTGGGGTGGTAGTTCTCAGTGGAAAGCTTCTTGTCATTGGTGGATATTCTGTGACCAGCGGGACCAGTGTTGCATCAGAAGATGTTTACCAATATGATTCTTGCCTCAACAG GTGGGGAAAATTAGCAAGCCTGAATGTGGCTCGACATGACTTTGCTTGTGCAGAAGTGGGTGGAATGATCTACGCAGTTGGAGGATTTGGTATAGATGGGAGCAGTCTCTCTAGTGCCGAGGTGTACAATCCTGACACTGATACTTGGACCCTGATTGAGAGTCTTCGCCGCCCACGATATGGTTGCTTTGCCTGTGGATTTGAAGGAAAGCTGTATGTTATGGGCGGAAGGTCAAGCTTCACTATTGGAAATTCAAAGTTTGTTGATATCTATGACCCAGAGAAGCACACTTGGTGTGAGATGAAGAATGGTTGTGTCATGGTCACTGCTCACGCTGTGCTGGAAAAGAAGCTTTTCTGTTTGGAGTGGAAGAACCAGCGGAAGCTTTCAATTTACAATCCAGAGGACAATTCATGGGAGATGGTACAGATCCCATTGACTGGAAGCACAAGTATAAAGTTCCGGTTTGGGATACTAGGTGAGAAACTTCTGCTATTTTCACTTGAGGAGGAACCTGGTTACCGTACTTTGTTGTATGATCCAACTGCAACCCCAGGATCAGAGTGGCAGACTTCTGAGGTAAAGCCGTCTGGTCCATGCTTCTGCTGTGTTACGATCAAGGTGTGA
- the LOC117633557 gene encoding mannosyl-oligosaccharide glucosidase GCS1-like has protein sequence MAGAGRRSARSRASSSRDDDDAKPNLRPPRGRGRNHTSIGIFNVDLRVLLGLSVIAFFAILFLIYNLINPIEKAQTPRVVTPFPAPKLMDLPQFQGEHKESLYWGTYRPNVYLGIRARTPRSLIAGLMWISIKEGRYVMRHVCQDSDELSKYGWEQHDGRSFGHQVIVDQDMNLATSFLKSKGEDSGYGGDWAVRIDVQNHKSKGNEELSTSAHLFFYLADEDGNALNIGGDTLEIHENSLLASGSRMDIGSWQLHLKSQDDLEVHYAGFKTPHIHNLSDLVQENLGLQVRKFGRLQLPDTFDDSPNILVFQISARTPFRTDVAFISGTGLESARLEERVGSHTGTSLTSQLKEKQREFDAKFGKSFNLVDKLDSESIVAGKAAIGNLLGGIGYFFGQSKIAISGNMNPGNHDDSILYWPAELYTAVPSRPFFPRGFLWDEGFHQLLVWRWDIHICLDIIGHWLDLMNVDGWIPREQILGAEALSKVPSDYVVQIPTNGNPPALLLALNDLVHGLKKNKFTAAESDAISSFLERAFVRLEAWFQWFNTTQSGKEVGSYYWHGRDHTTTRELNPKTLTSGLDDYPRASHPSEDERHVDLRCWMLLAADCMHSIAELFEKENKSGKEYGNTVKLLSDFEILNQMHYDDAYGTYLDFGNHTEKVRLVWKETTVGHNYATRELVREVLESPKLRLVPHIGPVSLFPFIARIIPAESRILEKQLDLILNRSILWTKFGLRSLAKTSSLYMKYNTEHDAPYWRGPIWMNMNYMILSSLHHYSRVDGPYREKARTIYEDLRGNLIRNVVQNYHKNGFFREQYDQRNGKGKGARVFNGWTSLVLLIMAEAYSS, from the exons ATGGCTGGAGCTGGAAGAAGAAGTGCTCGAAGCAGAGCCAGCTCCTCTAGAGACGATGACGATGCAAAGCCCAATTTGAGGCCACCCAGAGGTAGAGGTAGAAATCATACTTCAATTGGAATTTTCAACGTCGATCTCAGAGTCCTGCTAGGGCTTAGCGTGATCGCCTTCTTCGCCATCTTGTTTTTGATCTATAACCTCATCAACCCCATCGAAAAAGCTCAGACGCCTAGGGTTGTTACGCCCTTCCCTGCTCCAAAGCTCATGGACCTTCCTCAG TTTCAAGGTGAGCACAAGGAGAGCTTGTATTGGGGAACATATCGGCCTAACGTTTATCTCGGAATCCGCGCCAG GACTCCTCGATCTTTGATAGCCGGGTTAATGTGGATTAGTATAAAGGAAGGGAGATATGTCATGCGGCATGTTTGCCAAGATTCTGATGAATTGAGCAAATATGGTTGGGAACAACATGATGGGCGCAGTTTTGGACATCAAGTCATTGTTGACCAGGACATGAACTTGGCCACAAGTTTCTTGAAATCCAAGGGGGAAGACAGTGGCTATGGAGGAGATTGGGCAGTTCGAATTGATGTGCAGAACCACAA ATCTAAGGGGAATGAGGAACTTTCGACAAGTGCACATCTCTTTTTCTATTTGGCCGATGAAGATGGAAATGCTCTAAATATAGGCGGAGATACCTTGGAGATTCATGAGAACTCTCTCCTCGCCTCTGGTTCACGTATGGACATTGGAAGTTGGCAGCTACATCTAAAATCACAG GATGATTTGGAAGTTCATTATGCCGGTTTTAAGACGCCTCATATTCACAACTTATCTGATCTTGTCCAGGAAAATCTTGGACTACAA GTTAGGAAGTTTGGTCGACTGCAGCTACCTGACACGTTTGATGATTCTCCAAATATTCTAGTTTTTCAG ATTTCTGCTAGGACTCCTTTCAGGACAGATGTTGCATTCATATCTGGAACTGGGTTGGAAAGTGCAAGACTAGAAGAACGTGTTGGCAGCCATACAG GTACCTCACTGACCAGTCAACTGAAGGAGAAGCAAAGGGAATTTGACGCAAAATTTGGGAAGAGCTTTAATCTGGTTGACAAG CTTGATTCTGAATCTATTGTTGCTGGTAAAGCTGCTATAGGAAACTTGTTGGGTGGCATTGGCTACTTCTTCGGACAGTCAAAAATAGCCATATCTGGGAATATGAAT CCGGGAAATCATGATGATTCTATTTTATATTGGCCTGCCGAGCTTTATACAGCTGTTCCAAGTCGGCCCTTCTTTCCAAGGGGATTTTTGTGGGATGAAGGCTTTCATCAGCTTTTGGTCTG GCGTTGGGATATCCATATTTGCTTGGACATCATAGGACACTGGTTAGATCTGATGAATGTTGATGGATGGATTCCGCGTGAGCAAATTTTAGGTGCTGAAGCTCTAAG TAAAGTCCCCAGTGATTATGTTGTTCAGATTCCAACAAATGGAAATCCACCAGCTCTACTTTTAGCGTTAAATG ACCTAGTTCATGgcttaaagaaaaacaagtttacTGCTGCTGAAAGCGATGCGATCTCTTCATTCCTAGAACGAGCTTTTGTTCGCCTAGAAGCATGGTTTCAATGGTTCAACACTACCCAGTCAG GGAAGGAAGTTGGCAGCTACTACTGGCATGGGAGAGACCACACAACAACTAGGGAACTAAACCCGAAG ACGCTGACTTCTGGATTGGATGATTATCCACGTGCTTCTCACCCGAGTGAGGATGAACGCCATGTAGATCTTAGATGCTGGATGCTACTTGCAGCAGATTGCATGCATTCCATTGCAGAGCTGtttgagaaggaaaataaatctGGAAAG GAATACGGTAATACAGTTAAGTTACTCTCGGATTTTGAAATTCTGAATCAG ATGCACTATGATGATGCATATGGAACTTATCTTGATTTTGGAAATCATACGGAAAAG GTTCGTTTAGTTTGGAAAGAAACGACGGTAGGACACAATTATGCAACTCGAGAGCTCGTGAGGGAGGTATTAGAAAGCCCCAAATTGAGACTGGTTCCTCATATCGGCCCTGTTAGTCTTTTCCCCTTCATTGCAAGGATTATTCCAGCA GAATCAAGGATTTTGGAAAAACAGCTAGACCTTATATTGAACCGTAGTATCTTATGGACAAAGTTTGGACTCCGCTCTCTTGCCAAAACAAG TTCCTTGTACatgaaatacaatacagaACATGATGCTCCCTATTGGAGGGGTCCAATATGGATGAACATGAATTACATGATTCTTTCATCACTCCATCATTATTCTAGAG TGGATGGGCCATATAGGGAAAAAGCGAGAACCATCTACGAAGACTTGAGAGGCAATTTGATTAG AAATGTGGTTCAGAATTATCACAAAAATGGGTTCTTCCGGGAACAATATGATCAGAGGAATGGCAAGGGAAAAGGTGCTCGCGTATTCAATGGCTGGACATCTCTTGTGTTATTAATCATGGCAGAAGCTTACTCTAGCTAG
- the LOC117633577 gene encoding nuclear pore complex protein NUP54: MFGAQASSSPFGLSSSTSVFGTPSSTPAFGTPSSTPAFGTPSSTPSFFTPSTPAFGTPSSSSFSTVGFGGSFFATPFSSQTQQQQQQTPSFQQPQSAGGFGFQSPFTTPQQPTPFPNSQLTTQMAPVAPLPFSLADRDIQAIVDAYKDEPGNPKYAFKHLLFSVTDPQFRVKPAGVSDIMWAEAMGKLEGLESTDRERLWPQLVQGFKDLSQRLKLQDEVLLSDAERLQMTQSNVKMLQRHFQADTLPWIERMRQKEQGLQRRLLRVMRLLEALEGKGFRLPLMKGEAELAEKLAAINRQLKGSGAELSRRVQNLVTISRVQENAIGAGGLVCLPGSTKIHEQSLADMQEVLQQQTEAIARLGNVLKRDIRDMEIIMAEETETTENMIMS, from the exons ATGTTCGGAGCTCAAGCTTCCTCTTCTCCTTTCGGCCTGTCATCGTCAACCTCAGTCTTCGGAACGCCATCGTCAACCCCGGCCTTCGGGACGCCGTCGTCAACCCCGGCCTTCGGCACGCCGTCTTCAACCCCAAGCTTCTTCACTCCTTCGACCCCAGCCTTTGGAACTCCGTCGTCGTCTTCATTTTCCACTGTTGGCTTCGGCGGCTCCTTCTTCGCCACTCCATTCTCTTCTCAAACTCAACAGCAACAACAGCAGACGCCGTCGTTTCAACAACCTCAGTCTGCTGGTGGCTTTGGGTTTCAGAGTCCGTTCACTACGCCACAACAGCCGACTCCCTTCCCTAATTCTCAATTGACTACTCAGATGGCTCCTGTTGCTCCTCTCCCCTTCTCTCTCGCCGATCGCGATATTCAA GCAATTGTTGACGCTTACAAGGATGAGCCTGGAAACCCTAAATATGCTTttaag CATTTGCTGTTTAGCGTAACTGATCCGCAGTTCAGGGTGAAGCCTGCTGGTGTATCAGAT ATAATGTGGGCAGAGGCTATGGGGAAGCTTGAAGGTCTGGAAAGTACTGACAGGGAACGCCTGTGGCCTCAGCTTGTTCAGGGTTTTAAAGATCTTTCGCAACGCTTGAAG CTCCAAGATGAAGTCCTTCTTTCAGATGCTGAGAGATTGCAAATGACCCAAAGCAATGTCAAGATG CTTCAAAGGCATTTTCAAGCTGACACTCTTCCTTGGATCGAAAGAATGAGACAAAAAGAACAAGGTCTTCAAAGGCGCCTTTTGAGG GTGATGAGACTACTGGAGGCACTTGAGGGCAAGGGTTTTCGGCTGCCTTTAATGAAAGGTGAAGCAGAATTGGCTGAGAAGTTAGCTGCAATTAATAGACAG TTGAAAGGATCGGGAGCTGAGTTATCTAGGAGGGTACAAAACCTGGTAACGATATCCCGTGTCCAAGAAAATGCTATTGGTGCTGGTGGTTTAGTCTGTCTTCCGGGATCAACCAAAATACATGAACAGAGTCTTGCTGATATGCAAGAG GTCTTACAACAGCAGACAGAAGCCATTGCAAGACTTGGCAATGTTTTGAAGCGCGATATTAGGGACATGGAGATTATTATGGCTGAGGAGACAGAAACAACAGAGAATATGATTATGAGCTAA